The following proteins come from a genomic window of Paenibacillus swuensis:
- the dapA gene encoding 4-hydroxy-tetrahydrodipicolinate synthase, which translates to MDFGRLITAMVTPFDTDLQIQWSEVGRLIDYLIDEQKNDSIIISGTTGESPTLSEEEKLQLFEYAVKHANGRAKIIAGTGSNDTAHTISLTQKAEKSGVDGILLVMPYYNRPSQEGLYQHCKAVAESTKLPIMLYNVPTRAGVNLLPETTARLSLLPNVHSTKEAISDMEQITKLFTLVDDDFIVYCGDDSQTLPMLALGAYGVVSVASHVVGNSIKEMIHEHLQGNHGEAAKIHRKLFPVFKGIFTFPSPAPIKEALRLHGMETGGVRLPLLNATEDEAKFIKSLF; encoded by the coding sequence GTGGATTTCGGAAGATTAATTACCGCAATGGTTACGCCATTTGATACCGACCTGCAAATTCAATGGTCAGAAGTGGGCCGTTTAATAGACTATCTGATCGATGAACAGAAGAATGATTCCATTATCATAAGCGGGACAACAGGAGAATCCCCGACATTGTCGGAAGAGGAGAAGCTCCAGTTATTTGAATATGCAGTCAAGCATGCGAATGGTCGCGCCAAAATTATTGCAGGTACCGGCAGCAATGATACCGCTCACACGATTTCGTTAACGCAGAAAGCCGAGAAATCGGGCGTAGACGGGATTCTGTTGGTTATGCCTTATTATAACCGCCCTAGCCAAGAGGGATTGTATCAACACTGTAAAGCGGTCGCTGAATCAACGAAATTGCCTATTATGTTGTATAATGTTCCAACACGGGCTGGTGTTAACCTTCTTCCAGAAACTACGGCTAGACTGTCTTTATTGCCAAATGTGCACTCCACGAAAGAAGCCATCTCCGATATGGAGCAAATCACGAAGTTATTCACACTTGTTGATGATGATTTCATTGTATATTGCGGAGACGACAGTCAGACACTGCCTATGTTGGCTTTGGGGGCTTATGGAGTCGTCAGTGTTGCCAGTCATGTTGTTGGCAACTCTATTAAAGAGATGATTCATGAGCATCTACAGGGAAATCACGGTGAAGCCGCGAAGATTCATCGCAAGCTCTTTCCTGTGTTCAAAGGCATTTTTACGTTTCCAAGTCCGGCCCCGATCAAGGAGGCGCTTCGTCTGCACGGTATGGAAACAGGTGGAGTAAGGCTTCCTTTACTGAATGCTACGGAGGATGAAGCTAAATTTATTAAAAGTTTGTTTTAA
- the pnp gene encoding polyribonucleotide nucleotidyltransferase, translated as MEISTIEMDLGGRKLVLETGRLAKQANAAVKVSYGDTVVLCTVTASSEPKDLDFFPLTVNYEERLYAVGKIPGGFIKREGRPSEKAILSSRLTDRPIRPLFPEGFRYDVQVLNMVMSVDQNCTPEIAAMIGTSAALSISDVPFSGPIGGVIVGRIDGQFIINPTTEQEEQSDVFCVVSGTKDAIMMVEAEGNEIPEDVMLEAIMFGHEEIKNICAKIEQFTQLAGKPKMAVKLHEVNSAVSEEVRAFAKDRLVEAVRIEEKHARADAIAVIKQDAAEHFTELYAETPSLMKDVHEVLYDIVKEEVRRLITHDKVRPDGRGLSEIRPIDCDVKLLPRTHGSGLFTRGQTQALSICTLGALGDVQILDGISPEETKRFMHHYNFPPFSVGEARPLRAPGRREIGHGALGERALSKVIPSETEFPYTIRLVSEVLESNGSSSQASICASTLAMMDAGVPIKAPVAGIAMGLIMDGDHFSILSDIQGMEDHLGDMDFKVAGTPKGVTAIQMDIKIAGISREILREALEQAKEGRMHILGKMTEIISEPNKALSQYAPKILTMQINPDKIRDVIGAGGKIINKIIEETGVKIDIEQDGRVFIASTNQEMNDKARSIIEGIVKEVVVGEIYLGTVKRVEKFGAFVEILPGKEGLVHISQLSTERVAKTEDIVKIGDQITVKVTEIDQQGRVNLSRKATMTQPTEVQAQS; from the coding sequence ATGGAAATCAGTACAATAGAAATGGATCTTGGCGGACGCAAGCTGGTTCTGGAGACCGGCAGATTGGCCAAGCAAGCAAACGCGGCAGTTAAAGTAAGCTACGGAGATACAGTGGTGCTATGTACGGTTACAGCTTCTTCCGAACCTAAGGATCTCGATTTCTTCCCGCTTACCGTTAACTATGAAGAGAGATTGTATGCGGTTGGTAAAATTCCCGGCGGATTTATTAAACGCGAGGGACGCCCGAGTGAGAAAGCGATTCTTTCTAGCCGCCTGACGGATCGTCCGATTCGTCCTTTATTTCCAGAAGGCTTCCGTTATGATGTGCAAGTCTTGAATATGGTTATGAGTGTGGACCAGAACTGTACGCCGGAAATCGCGGCAATGATCGGCACCTCGGCTGCGCTCAGCATTTCGGATGTTCCTTTCAGCGGACCGATTGGCGGAGTCATCGTTGGTCGGATCGACGGACAATTCATTATTAACCCGACGACAGAACAAGAAGAACAAAGTGATGTTTTCTGTGTTGTTTCGGGTACTAAAGACGCGATTATGATGGTAGAGGCCGAAGGTAATGAAATTCCGGAAGATGTGATGCTGGAAGCGATCATGTTCGGTCATGAAGAAATCAAGAACATCTGCGCGAAGATCGAGCAGTTTACACAGTTGGCCGGCAAGCCGAAGATGGCTGTAAAGCTGCATGAAGTGAACTCGGCTGTTAGTGAAGAAGTTCGAGCGTTCGCCAAAGACCGTTTAGTTGAAGCCGTGCGCATTGAAGAAAAGCATGCTCGCGCCGACGCGATTGCGGTCATCAAGCAAGACGCTGCCGAGCATTTCACTGAACTCTATGCTGAGACGCCTTCCTTAATGAAAGATGTACATGAAGTTTTGTATGATATTGTTAAAGAGGAAGTCCGCCGTCTCATTACTCATGATAAAGTGCGTCCGGATGGCCGTGGTCTAAGCGAGATTCGTCCGATTGATTGCGATGTGAAGCTATTGCCGCGCACGCATGGCTCCGGATTGTTTACACGCGGACAAACGCAAGCGTTAAGCATTTGTACCCTTGGCGCATTAGGCGATGTTCAAATTCTGGACGGGATCTCCCCGGAAGAAACCAAGCGCTTTATGCATCATTACAATTTCCCTCCGTTCTCCGTCGGGGAAGCGAGACCTTTACGCGCACCGGGTCGCCGTGAAATCGGTCATGGCGCTTTGGGCGAACGCGCATTGTCCAAGGTTATTCCGTCCGAGACCGAATTCCCTTATACCATTCGCTTGGTTTCCGAAGTGTTGGAGTCTAACGGTTCCAGTTCCCAGGCTTCCATCTGTGCGAGCACATTGGCGATGATGGATGCAGGCGTTCCGATTAAAGCTCCTGTTGCCGGGATTGCGATGGGCTTAATTATGGACGGGGACCATTTCTCTATATTAAGCGATATCCAAGGTATGGAAGATCACTTGGGCGATATGGACTTTAAAGTAGCTGGAACTCCCAAAGGTGTTACTGCAATCCAAATGGATATTAAGATCGCCGGAATTAGCCGCGAGATCTTGAGAGAAGCTTTGGAGCAAGCTAAAGAAGGTCGTATGCACATTTTAGGCAAAATGACAGAGATCATTAGCGAGCCGAACAAAGCGCTGTCCCAATATGCGCCGAAGATTCTTACCATGCAAATCAATCCGGACAAAATTCGTGATGTCATTGGCGCAGGCGGTAAAATCATCAACAAAATTATTGAAGAAACCGGCGTGAAAATTGACATCGAGCAAGACGGACGTGTCTTCATCGCTTCTACAAATCAGGAAATGAACGACAAAGCCAGAAGTATCATTGAAGGCATTGTGAAAGAAGTCGTTGTCGGCGAAATTTACTTGGGTACCGTTAAACGTGTTGAGAAATTCGGTGCGTTTGTTGAAATTCTACCGGGTAAAGAAGGTTTGGTTCATATTTCCCAGCTTTCGACTGAACGTGTAGCCAAGACGGAGGATATCGTGAAGATCGGAGATCAAATTACGGTGAAAGTAACGGAGATTGACCAACAAGGCCGTGTAAATTTGTCCCGTAAAGCAACGATGACTCAACCAACCGAAGTGCAGGCACAATCCTAG
- the dapG gene encoding aspartate kinase — MRVLVQKFGGTSLSTPEAREHAIGHIRDALEQGFKLVVVVSAMGRKGESYATDTLLDWIRANGNQLPVREKDMLLACGEIISATTVCSLLNERGIASIALTGAQAGILTNAQYGNAQILSIDPVRITEQLAEDKVVIVAGFQGSTEDGDFTTLGRGGSDTSATALGAALKAEMVDIFTDVNGILTADPRVVEDAKPLDVVSYAEICNMAYNGAKVIHPRAVEIAMQAQVPIRVRSTFSKDEGTLVTSQDILKHSEKIQDRFVTGIAHVSNVTQIQVKSQGNHRDLQLNVFKAMAEHQISVDFINVNPLGVVYTVFDYDAEQAIRVLRGMDYEPAYLENCAKVSVIGGGMNGVPGIMARIVEALTHEDIQILQSADSNTTIWVLVTNSDMVKAIRALHTKFNLHK; from the coding sequence ATGCGTGTGTTAGTACAGAAGTTCGGCGGGACGTCACTGTCCACACCTGAAGCCAGAGAGCATGCCATCGGTCACATCCGGGATGCGCTGGAACAAGGTTTTAAATTAGTTGTCGTAGTTTCCGCCATGGGACGTAAAGGGGAATCCTACGCGACGGATACACTCCTGGATTGGATTCGCGCCAACGGAAACCAGTTGCCGGTGCGCGAGAAGGATATGCTTCTTGCCTGCGGTGAAATTATATCGGCAACAACCGTATGCAGTTTGCTGAATGAACGCGGTATAGCTTCTATTGCTCTGACCGGAGCGCAAGCGGGAATTCTCACGAATGCGCAGTATGGCAACGCGCAAATTCTGTCCATAGATCCAGTGCGGATCACGGAACAGCTTGCTGAAGATAAAGTTGTCATCGTTGCAGGTTTTCAAGGGTCCACCGAAGACGGAGACTTTACAACCCTGGGACGGGGCGGCAGCGATACATCGGCCACAGCATTGGGTGCGGCGCTGAAAGCGGAAATGGTGGATATCTTTACGGATGTGAACGGAATACTGACAGCGGACCCGCGTGTAGTGGAAGATGCGAAACCGCTTGATGTCGTCAGCTATGCTGAGATTTGCAATATGGCTTACAACGGAGCTAAAGTAATCCATCCAAGGGCTGTAGAGATTGCCATGCAAGCTCAAGTACCGATTAGGGTTAGATCTACATTTTCTAAGGATGAAGGTACGTTGGTTACCTCCCAAGACATTCTTAAACACAGTGAGAAAATCCAAGATCGGTTTGTCACCGGTATCGCACACGTTTCGAACGTAACTCAAATCCAAGTGAAATCTCAAGGAAACCACCGAGATCTGCAACTGAATGTATTTAAAGCGATGGCTGAACATCAGATCAGTGTAGATTTCATTAACGTGAATCCGCTTGGTGTGGTTTATACTGTGTTTGATTACGATGCTGAGCAAGCAATACGAGTGTTAAGAGGGATGGACTATGAACCCGCTTACCTCGAGAATTGCGCGAAAGTATCGGTCATTGGCGGCGGCATGAACGGTGTTCCTGGAATTATGGCCCGCATTGTGGAGGCTCTTACCCACGAAGATATCCAAATCCTTCAGTCGGCCGATTCCAATACTACGATATGGGTGCTTGTGACGAATTCGGATATGGTCAAAGCGATACGCGCTTTGCATACGAAATTTAACTTGCATAAGTAA
- the dpsA gene encoding dipicolinate synthase subunit DpsA, with protein MLTGIHVVCVGGDARMLEVIKQLSEMDAIVTLIGFDNLQSQFSGVGRANWTEDALKGAHAVILPVVGTDDAGKISAVFSTEELFWTDEHAKQVPEGAAVYTGMAKPFLKNSCLKHQIRLVEILERDDVAIYNSIPTAEGAVMMAIQHTDIMIHGSNCIVLGLGRTGFTLARTLQGLRAKVKVGVRREADYARATEMGFQPFYTRNLLDHVTDVDLLFNTIPTMIITAQIIAKLPYNAVIIDLASAPGGTDFRFAERRGVKALLAPGLPGIVAPKSAGRILANCLSQLILEDSHQRGNV; from the coding sequence TTGTTAACCGGAATACATGTGGTTTGCGTGGGCGGGGATGCCAGAATGCTTGAAGTCATTAAACAGCTCTCCGAAATGGATGCAATCGTAACTCTGATCGGATTCGACAATTTGCAAAGTCAGTTCAGCGGAGTTGGCCGCGCCAATTGGACAGAGGATGCGCTTAAAGGGGCTCATGCTGTAATCTTGCCTGTTGTAGGTACCGATGACGCGGGAAAAATTAGTGCTGTATTTTCCACGGAGGAATTATTTTGGACGGATGAACATGCGAAGCAAGTGCCTGAAGGGGCTGCGGTATACACAGGAATGGCAAAGCCCTTTCTCAAAAACTCTTGTTTGAAACATCAAATTCGTCTAGTCGAGATTCTGGAGCGGGATGATGTTGCCATCTACAATTCCATACCAACAGCCGAGGGTGCTGTGATGATGGCTATTCAACATACGGATATTATGATTCACGGGTCCAATTGTATCGTCCTCGGATTGGGTCGAACCGGGTTTACACTGGCCAGAACATTGCAAGGACTTCGCGCTAAAGTGAAAGTGGGAGTAAGGCGGGAAGCGGATTACGCGCGTGCCACCGAGATGGGATTTCAACCTTTCTACACTAGGAATTTGTTAGATCACGTGACGGATGTTGACTTGCTTTTTAATACGATACCGACTATGATAATCACAGCGCAAATCATTGCCAAACTCCCGTATAATGCGGTTATCATCGACTTGGCCTCGGCCCCCGGCGGAACGGATTTCCGGTTCGCGGAACGGCGCGGTGTCAAGGCTTTGCTCGCACCCGGTTTACCGGGCATCGTCGCACCCAAGTCGGCCGGTCGCATCCTAGCGAACTGCTTAAGCCAGTTAATTCTGGAAGACTCACATCAACGGGGGAATGTGTAA
- a CDS encoding dipicolinate synthase subunit B — MVWHGKTVGYALSGSHCTFAEVMPQIKRFIDAGASVVPIVSQTILTTDTRFGSSESWQKQLKDITGNDIISTIVDAEPLGPSKLLDVMVIAPCTGNTTSKLANAMTDGPVLMAAKAQLRNQRPLVLAISTNDGLGFNAANIAKLLVAKNVYFVPYGQDAPIQKPNSLVARMQLIMETCEAALAGKQLQPLIVERFND, encoded by the coding sequence ATGGTTTGGCATGGAAAGACTGTGGGTTATGCCCTTTCGGGCTCGCACTGCACCTTTGCGGAGGTTATGCCGCAGATTAAGAGATTCATAGACGCAGGAGCTTCCGTTGTACCCATCGTATCCCAGACGATTCTGACGACTGATACCCGGTTTGGTTCATCGGAAAGTTGGCAGAAACAGTTGAAAGATATAACAGGGAATGATATCATTTCTACAATTGTCGATGCGGAGCCGCTGGGGCCTTCGAAGCTGTTAGATGTAATGGTTATTGCGCCTTGCACAGGTAATACAACCAGCAAACTGGCTAATGCTATGACCGACGGTCCTGTACTGATGGCGGCCAAAGCGCAATTGCGCAACCAACGTCCGCTGGTGCTCGCTATTTCTACCAATGATGGTCTGGGCTTTAATGCCGCGAATATTGCTAAACTTTTGGTGGCGAAGAATGTATATTTTGTCCCTTATGGACAGGATGCTCCCATTCAGAAACCAAACTCCTTAGTAGCGCGCATGCAGCTCATTATGGAAACCTGTGAAGCTGCACTGGCTGGCAAGCAATTACAACCTTTAATTGTTGAGAGATTTAATGACTAA
- a CDS encoding M16 family metallopeptidase, which yields MIKHKLNNGLRIVMEQIPSFRSVTFGIWVKTGSRNEIGSDNGISHFIEHMLFKGTERYTAQDIAEVFDGIGGNVNAFTSKEYTCYYAKVLDQHLPLAVDVLSDMFFHSQFDGEELEKEKNVILEEIAMYEDTPDDMVHDLITKASYGDHPLAAPILGTESLLQAMQSDDLRKYLKENYHLGNTVISIAGNIEEGAVLRLMEEKFGHFDIQGTESVLELPTFQGNLLYHEKATEQNHICLSFPGCSLSDPRIYGMILLNNTIGGGMSSRLFQEIREKRGLAYSVYSYHSSHIDSGLFTLYAGTAPKQTAEVLKITMEVMQDIARNGITDNELQKGKEQLKGSLILSLESTSSRMNRLGKNELMLGRHYTLDQIIERIDAVSMDDLRSLYGTIFGNPFAMAMVGQSDQVISNFRRDQLVL from the coding sequence TTGATTAAACACAAGTTAAATAACGGTTTACGAATTGTCATGGAACAGATCCCCTCCTTCAGATCCGTAACCTTTGGAATTTGGGTGAAGACCGGATCACGTAACGAAATTGGATCCGATAACGGTATATCGCATTTTATAGAACATATGTTATTCAAGGGTACGGAACGCTACACCGCACAGGATATCGCTGAAGTGTTTGATGGTATCGGCGGTAACGTCAACGCTTTTACATCAAAGGAATATACCTGTTATTACGCTAAAGTACTGGATCAACATCTGCCGCTGGCGGTGGATGTGTTATCGGATATGTTCTTCCATTCTCAGTTTGACGGGGAAGAGTTGGAGAAAGAGAAGAATGTCATCCTCGAGGAAATCGCCATGTATGAGGACACACCGGACGATATGGTGCATGATCTGATTACGAAGGCTTCCTATGGAGATCACCCGCTGGCAGCTCCGATTCTGGGGACGGAATCGCTGCTTCAGGCGATGCAATCAGACGATCTCCGCAAATACTTGAAAGAGAATTATCATCTGGGCAATACGGTTATTTCCATCGCGGGCAATATTGAAGAAGGAGCCGTCTTGCGGCTGATGGAAGAGAAATTCGGACATTTCGATATTCAGGGAACCGAATCCGTCCTTGAACTGCCGACGTTCCAAGGCAACTTGTTATATCATGAAAAAGCAACAGAGCAGAACCATATCTGCTTATCATTCCCGGGATGTTCCCTTTCAGATCCCCGAATTTACGGTATGATCTTGTTAAACAACACCATTGGCGGCGGGATGAGTTCAAGACTATTCCAGGAAATTAGAGAGAAGCGCGGACTTGCCTATTCCGTCTATTCCTATCACAGTTCTCATATCGACAGCGGGCTGTTCACGCTGTATGCAGGCACCGCTCCAAAGCAGACAGCAGAAGTGCTTAAAATCACAATGGAAGTCATGCAGGATATCGCAAGGAATGGTATTACAGATAACGAGCTTCAGAAAGGCAAGGAACAGCTTAAAGGAAGTTTGATCCTGAGCCTCGAAAGTACAAGTAGCCGCATGAACCGTCTTGGCAAGAATGAGTTAATGCTAGGCAGACATTATACACTGGATCAAATTATAGAGCGTATCGACGCGGTTTCAATGGATGATCTTCGTTCGCTGTACGGAACGATCTTCGGCAATCCGTTTGCCATGGCCATGGTGGGGCAATCGGATCAAGTAATATCTAATTTCAGGAGGGATCAGCTTGTCCTTTAA
- a CDS encoding aspartate-semialdehyde dehydrogenase, which translates to MSQKLFNVAVVGATGAVGEQILKLLEARNFPIATLKLLSSARSAGTKILFKGEEYTVEEAAPTSFEGIDIALFSAGGDVSKALAPHAVASGAVCIDNTNAFRMDPETPLVVPEVNIDKISEHKGIIANPNCSTIQMVAALKPLYDRFGISRILVSTYQAVSGAGARAVDELMRQTKEIVNGNEVKPDILPVSSLPVKHQIAFNAIPQIDKFQDNGYTLEEMKMIRETKKIMGDESLEISTTCVRIPVLYGHSESVYVEFKEDYDLQEVKELLASAPGVVLQDDPAEQLYPLASDAAGQLEVFVGRVRRDLTHPRGLNLWIVSDNLLKGAAWNAVQIAEYIAIENK; encoded by the coding sequence ATGAGTCAGAAGTTGTTTAACGTTGCCGTTGTTGGAGCCACAGGCGCTGTGGGGGAGCAAATCCTTAAATTATTGGAAGCGCGTAACTTTCCGATTGCCACATTGAAACTATTATCTTCCGCAAGATCCGCAGGAACGAAGATCCTTTTCAAGGGTGAAGAATACACGGTTGAAGAGGCCGCACCGACGAGCTTTGAAGGGATAGATATCGCTTTGTTTAGCGCGGGCGGGGATGTAAGTAAAGCTTTGGCGCCACATGCCGTTGCAAGCGGAGCCGTATGTATTGATAACACGAATGCTTTTCGGATGGATCCGGAAACACCATTAGTTGTACCCGAAGTTAATATTGACAAAATTAGTGAACATAAAGGAATTATCGCCAACCCGAACTGCTCGACGATTCAGATGGTTGCCGCTTTGAAGCCTCTTTATGATCGCTTTGGCATTTCCCGCATTCTGGTGTCTACCTATCAGGCTGTATCAGGGGCAGGAGCGCGCGCGGTCGATGAACTCATGAGACAAACCAAGGAAATCGTGAACGGTAATGAAGTGAAACCTGACATTTTGCCCGTATCTTCCTTACCTGTTAAACATCAAATCGCCTTTAATGCCATCCCGCAAATCGATAAATTCCAGGATAACGGTTACACTTTGGAAGAGATGAAGATGATTCGGGAAACCAAGAAGATTATGGGGGACGAATCTCTGGAGATCAGCACAACCTGTGTAAGAATTCCCGTGCTTTACGGTCATTCCGAGTCCGTCTACGTGGAGTTTAAAGAGGATTATGATTTGCAGGAAGTAAAGGAATTGTTGGCTTCTGCTCCCGGTGTAGTGTTACAGGATGATCCAGCCGAGCAACTATACCCTCTTGCTTCCGATGCTGCAGGGCAGCTTGAAGTGTTTGTAGGCAGGGTTCGCCGGGATTTGACGCATCCTAGAGGACTCAACTTATGGATCGTTTCCGATAATTTGCTTAAAGGAGCAGCATGGAACGCGGTTCAGATCGCCGAATACATTGCTATTGAGAATAAATAA
- a CDS encoding polysaccharide deacetylase family protein: MDGKKIGVTFATAFLAYAILSMPGPVGQYAELVKSRKGDAVNASLFTADPAADPLMVRIQAEAAKRAEKPVNARVDPVWKAIPAYNGVQVDIHQTYRINKEKSNHEELQLVYREIPAAVQLEHLPPNPVYKGNPRKPMVSLMINVAWGDEYIPSMLKSLEDANVKATFFLDGSWLKSHEETARTIMAAGHELSNHAYSHKDMSKISNALANLEISKTEVLLKKLGIQNKLFAPPSGDFDEETVRIAYSMKLQTILWTLDTVDWQKPSPESVIHKITTRVEAGSMILMHPTEASSKALPAMIKGIKGKGYVLGTVSELLSPQRVPKVEQSFAF; this comes from the coding sequence ATGGACGGCAAAAAAATCGGGGTAACCTTTGCTACGGCATTCCTTGCTTACGCCATACTGAGTATGCCGGGACCTGTTGGACAATACGCTGAGCTTGTTAAATCCCGTAAGGGAGATGCTGTGAACGCATCCTTGTTTACAGCAGATCCGGCAGCAGATCCTTTAATGGTACGTATTCAAGCTGAAGCGGCAAAGCGCGCCGAGAAACCCGTAAACGCCAGAGTGGATCCGGTCTGGAAGGCGATTCCCGCATATAACGGGGTGCAGGTAGATATCCATCAAACTTATCGAATTAACAAAGAAAAGAGCAACCACGAGGAACTGCAACTCGTCTATCGAGAAATACCTGCGGCTGTACAATTGGAACACCTTCCTCCGAATCCGGTGTACAAAGGCAATCCGCGGAAGCCGATGGTCTCATTAATGATTAATGTAGCTTGGGGCGATGAATATATCCCTTCTATGTTAAAATCATTAGAGGACGCCAATGTAAAAGCAACTTTCTTTCTGGATGGGAGTTGGTTGAAATCGCATGAAGAGACGGCACGCACGATCATGGCAGCGGGGCATGAACTGTCTAATCACGCGTATTCCCACAAAGACATGAGCAAGATCAGCAATGCACTGGCCAACTTGGAAATATCCAAAACGGAAGTTTTGCTGAAGAAGCTAGGGATCCAAAATAAGTTGTTCGCGCCGCCTTCAGGTGATTTCGATGAGGAAACGGTTCGAATCGCATACTCAATGAAGCTCCAGACGATTCTGTGGACACTGGATACGGTCGATTGGCAGAAGCCCAGTCCGGAATCCGTCATTCATAAAATAACTACGCGAGTGGAAGCGGGGAGCATGATTCTTATGCATCCCACGGAAGCTTCAAGTAAAGCACTGCCGGCTATGATTAAAGGGATTAAAGGCAAGGGCTACGTACTTGGAACCGTCAGCGAGTTACTTTCGCCGCAAAGGGTGCCTAAAGTTGAGCAGTCGTTCGCTTTTTGA
- the dut gene encoding dUTP diphosphatase, translated as MSELAAGFDIYAAVTEPTELKPGERALIPAGFAMAMPDTLEAQIRPRSGLAYKHGITALNSPGTIDADYRGEVKVLLINHGKETFRIVRNERIAQMVFQQVPRITLEEVGQLPETVRGTGGFGHTGQV; from the coding sequence ATGTCAGAGTTGGCAGCCGGCTTTGACATATACGCGGCAGTTACGGAACCGACCGAACTTAAACCCGGGGAACGGGCGTTAATACCGGCTGGATTCGCCATGGCTATGCCGGATACATTGGAAGCGCAGATTCGTCCGAGAAGCGGACTCGCATATAAACATGGAATTACTGCTTTGAACTCACCGGGTACGATCGATGCGGATTATCGCGGTGAAGTGAAGGTTCTTCTGATTAATCACGGAAAGGAAACGTTCAGGATTGTTCGTAATGAGCGTATCGCTCAAATGGTGTTTCAGCAAGTTCCGCGAATTACGCTTGAAGAAGTTGGGCAATTGCCTGAAACCGTACGCGGTACAGGAGGATTTGGCCATACAGGGCAAGTTTAA